A region of the Chelatococcus sp. YT9 genome:
TTGTCCTGGAATTTCTTGACCTCGTTGAGCGGGATCGGTCCGTCGCCGCCGAGGTTCAATTCGCCGGCCTCGAAAGCCGCGACGCGCGCGCTCGGCTCGGGATAGATCCGCACGATCAATTTATCGAGGAGCGGTTTGCCCTTGTCCCAATAGTCGGAGTTCTTTTCCAGGATGATATGGCTGCCGCGCTGCCATTCCACGAACTTGAAGGGGCCTGTACCGATCGGCGCGTTGTTGGCGGGGTTCTTGAGAAGCTCGCTGCCTTCGTAGACGTGTTTCGGCAGCATCGGCGATTCCCAACCCGCCAGCGCATAGATCATGGCAGGGGTTGGTTCGCTGAGCTTGATGATCGCGGTGAGGGGATCGGGCGTTTCGACGGCCGTTACCTTGGCAAAGACGCCACGGCCGCGCGGGTGGTGCTGCTTGAGAATCTCCATGATCGAATAGGCTACGTCAGCGGAACTGAACGGCTTGCCGTCGTGCCATTTGACGCCATCCCGCAGCTTGAAGGTCATGGAGAGGCCGTCCGGCGCAATCTCCCATGACGTCGCGAGCTCCGGTTGCGGATTGAGCTCGAAATCGTAGTGGACAAGCCCTTCCGTCATCTTGCCCGAGATCACGGCGACGGGCGAGGCCGTGTTGAATGCGCTCACCATCGCATTCGGTTCGGGATTGATGGTCATCACGAGCGTACCCGTCGCGGCAGATGCCGTCTTCGACAGCATGGTGCCGGAGAGCAGAGCCGCTGAACCGAATAGCAGCAATTGACGGCGGTCCATCGGGATTGCGGAATTGGCCTCGTCACTCATTTCACGTTCCACTCTCTTGTCCGCTCTCGGCGCGTACTGCGTGCGGATTTTTTCAGCATGAAGTATCGGCGGCGAGATGCGCTCTGACTAGAGCACGACTTTTTTCTTCCGGGCCTAGCTTTTTCGAAATCCGTCCATTCCCGATCCCTTCGGCTTGGCCAGTGGTTGCGGCGATGGTGGCGTCTGCGACAAATGAAGCCGTAACGAGGAGGGAAGGAGAAGCGATGCCAGAACAGGCGGGGATGACAGGAGCGGAGCTTTTCGCGCGGACGCTGAGCCATTGGGATTGCAGCCCCGTGTTCCATGTGCCCGGGGAAGGGATCCTCGAAGCGCTCGATGCCCTAGCCGATAGCGGGGCTACGCTGATCTCCTGCCGCCACGAGGCTGGTATGGCTTTCATGGCGCAGGCGGCCGGACACGCGCGGAACAAGCCGGGCATCTGCTTGGCGGGGCGCGCGCCGGGTGCGCTCAACGCTGCGCTGGCCATTCATACGGCCTTCACTGACGCCGCCCCTATGATCCTCGTCGTCGGCCAGCCGCCGGTGCGCCAGTCGGGGCGGGAGCCGTTCCTCGACAACGATTTCTCGCTGGCTTTCGCTCCGGTCGCGAAGTGGATCGGAACATGCTCCGATGCCGCCCGCCTGCCCGAAATGCTCTCGCGTGCCTGGGCAACGGCCATGACGGGACAGCGCGGACCCGTTGTTGTTGCCGTCAACGAGGACGTCTGGACCCAGACCGTTGACGCGCCGGCCCTGTCCCCTCCCGTCATCGCGCGGCCGCATGTCCCCGCGGTCGACGCTGATGCCATCGCGGTGCTGCTCGCCAGGGCCAGCAATCCCGTCCTTGTCGTCGGGGGTACCGGGTGGTCGCAGACGGGCGTCGCCGCGCTGCGAAACCTCACGCAGGCCACGGGCCTGCCGGTCGTGACGTCCTATCGCCGGCGCGATCTCATGTCCGCCGATCATCCCTGCTTCGCCGGGGAGTTGGGCATAGGGGCCGATCCTGCGGTGCTCGATGCGGTCGCGCGGGCCGATCTCGTCATCGTGGCGGGCATGCGGCTCGGGGAAATCAATACGTTCGGTGCCGGGGTCTTCGAGGGCTTCCGCCTGCTCGCGGCGCCGCAGCCGGCCCAGACGCTGGTCCATATTCACCCCGACGCCAGCGAGCTCAATCGCGTCTATCGCGCCGCGCTGCCCGTTTGCGCCGAGGCCGAGACGCTGTTCGAGCCGCTTGGCCATTCGCTGTCCGCGCATAGCCTGCCCGACTGGTCACCCTGGCGGAGCGCGCTGCGTGCGGCGCGGGAGGCGTTTACCGTCGGCCGGCCGGGGAAGGGGCCGATCGATATGCGCGAGATCTGCCGGGTCCTGCGCGAGGCGCTGCCGGCGGATGCCAT
Encoded here:
- a CDS encoding thiamine pyrophosphate-dependent enzyme, whose translation is MPEQAGMTGAELFARTLSHWDCSPVFHVPGEGILEALDALADSGATLISCRHEAGMAFMAQAAGHARNKPGICLAGRAPGALNAALAIHTAFTDAAPMILVVGQPPVRQSGREPFLDNDFSLAFAPVAKWIGTCSDAARLPEMLSRAWATAMTGQRGPVVVAVNEDVWTQTVDAPALSPPVIARPHVPAVDADAIAVLLARASNPVLVVGGTGWSQTGVAALRNLTQATGLPVVTSYRRRDLMSADHPCFAGELGIGADPAVLDAVARADLVIVAGMRLGEINTFGAGVFEGFRLLAAPQPAQTLVHIHPDASELNRVYRAALPVCAEAETLFEPLGHSLSAHSLPDWSPWRSALRAAREAFTVGRPGKGPIDMREICRVLREALPADAMLTVGAGAYAHWPQRYFPHTLHGTQLGPKSGAMGYGLSAAIGVQASCPGRRVVAMAGDGCFLMHGEELATAVLHKLPVVVIVVNNSSYGAIAASQSRHFGRTVGTDLSPVDLAAYARAFGAHGFRVESTEAFAPALASALAADGPALIELITGPEALRP
- a CDS encoding ABC transporter substrate-binding protein translates to MSDEANSAIPMDRRQLLLFGSAALLSGTMLSKTASAATGTLVMTINPEPNAMVSAFNTASPVAVISGKMTEGLVHYDFELNPQPELATSWEIAPDGLSMTFKLRDGVKWHDGKPFSSADVAYSIMEILKQHHPRGRGVFAKVTAVETPDPLTAIIKLSEPTPAMIYALAGWESPMLPKHVYEGSELLKNPANNAPIGTGPFKFVEWQRGSHIILEKNSDYWDKGKPLLDKLIVRIYPEPSARVAAFEAGELNLGGDGPIPLNEVKKFQDNPAFKVETRGTEMNNSLDVLETNLRNEHLAKSEVRKALMHAINRDLMVKTVWYGLAQPLTGPIPQTLPHFYSADVPSYPFDVAKAEALLDAAGYKKDGKGTRFKLRLIYPTTGDTYDRAGQYLRQQFRKVGIDLDLQAADVPTFIRRVYGEYDFDLSMVPASVTADPSIGLQRFYHSTAAKQGTPFVNASGYKNAEMDNVLSKAAVEPNPGKRAELFKRFQQIAMEDLPILPLVRPIYVTVASAKVQHFVTGPEGVRSHYSTLSLG